One window of Treponema denticola genomic DNA carries:
- a CDS encoding heavy metal translocating P-type ATPase — protein MSKKIKFNITGMTCSACSSHVQRAVEKLEGAAEVQVNLLTNSMSVNYDEAILGTDKIIDAVEKAGYGASLAEGLKNSSSNKNSADGKTSGTRSFQNDAAKLERDRIKKRLILSLVFMIPLFYVSMGHMASLPIPHFLHGIENALIFSFTQFLLALPVLIINKKFFTGGFKAFLNKAPNMDSLVAVGSGAALIYGIFAIYKMAYGMGHGDMETVRLFAGDLYFESAAMILTLVTLGKFLEANAKGKTSQAITKLMNLRPKTALVIRKGNEEEIPVEEIVKGDLILIKPGFSIPVDGIIVEGNSSVDEAAITGESLPVEKTAGDKVVSASINLSGTFTFKAERVGDDTTLSQIIALVEEASASKAPVSKLADKISNYFVPAVIAIAVITLFIWLIAGEGFEFALSRAISVLVISCPCALGLATPTAIMAGTGKGARLGILIRSAEALETAHKTNTVVLDKTGTITQGRPDVIDIKKNENFSEDEVLSFAYSLEVLSEHPLANAVIKRAKEKNLEALKIKDFKAEHGFGISGMEEASGLKIFAGNEKLFQKNNIEISHAKAEIDALAEKGATPLLIGVSGGTGGSSLETNTGAKLIGIIAVADKIKEGSIESIAEFKAMGIKTIMLTGDNKKTANAIKAQTGVDDFTAELLPQNKKNEIEKLHQAGLKTAMIGDGINDAPALMTADVGIAIGNGTDIAIESADIILMNDNLQTAVDSIQLSRAVMRNIKENLFWALFYNSLCIPLAAGAFYPLFGIVLSPMIAAAAMSLSSVSVVSNALRLNYFKPKRKYKINRDAGSTESCLTDKNKIKEKELMNTVLKVNGMQCQHCVSHVKEALTKISGVSAEIDLGAKTATITHPESVAVADLKKAIEDAGYTVE, from the coding sequence ATGAGTAAAAAAATAAAGTTCAATATTACGGGAATGACTTGCTCGGCTTGTTCTTCCCATGTTCAAAGGGCTGTCGAAAAACTTGAAGGAGCCGCCGAGGTACAGGTAAATCTTTTAACCAACAGCATGAGCGTCAATTACGATGAGGCTATCCTTGGTACAGATAAGATTATAGATGCTGTCGAAAAAGCCGGATACGGAGCCTCGCTTGCCGAGGGTTTAAAAAACTCTTCTTCAAATAAAAACTCGGCTGACGGTAAGACTTCCGGTACCCGCTCATTTCAAAACGATGCCGCCAAACTTGAAAGAGATAGAATAAAAAAAAGGCTAATCTTGTCTTTAGTCTTTATGATTCCTCTTTTTTATGTATCGATGGGACACATGGCTTCTCTTCCGATTCCTCATTTTTTGCACGGAATAGAAAATGCTCTTATTTTTAGTTTTACTCAATTTCTGCTTGCTCTTCCCGTGCTGATTATAAATAAAAAATTCTTTACGGGGGGCTTTAAGGCTTTTTTAAACAAGGCTCCCAATATGGACTCCCTCGTTGCGGTCGGTTCCGGCGCGGCCCTTATTTACGGCATCTTTGCTATTTATAAGATGGCCTACGGAATGGGGCACGGAGATATGGAAACGGTAAGGCTTTTTGCCGGAGATCTTTATTTTGAATCGGCTGCGATGATTTTAACCCTCGTAACCTTGGGGAAATTCCTTGAAGCCAATGCAAAAGGAAAAACTTCTCAGGCAATTACAAAGCTGATGAATCTTAGGCCCAAAACCGCCCTTGTTATAAGGAAGGGTAATGAAGAGGAAATTCCGGTTGAAGAAATTGTAAAGGGAGATTTGATTTTAATCAAGCCCGGTTTTTCCATTCCCGTTGACGGTATCATAGTCGAAGGGAATTCTTCAGTAGATGAGGCTGCAATTACGGGCGAGAGCCTCCCTGTCGAAAAAACCGCAGGAGACAAGGTAGTAAGCGCTTCCATAAACTTATCGGGAACCTTTACCTTTAAGGCTGAAAGGGTTGGTGATGATACAACCCTTTCCCAAATAATTGCCCTTGTGGAAGAAGCCTCGGCCTCGAAGGCTCCCGTTTCTAAACTCGCAGATAAGATAAGCAACTACTTTGTGCCTGCGGTCATAGCTATTGCGGTGATTACGCTTTTTATCTGGCTGATTGCAGGCGAAGGCTTTGAATTTGCTCTTTCCAGAGCGATTTCGGTACTTGTAATTTCCTGCCCCTGTGCCCTAGGCCTTGCAACGCCTACAGCCATTATGGCCGGAACAGGCAAGGGTGCTCGGCTGGGTATCTTAATCCGCTCTGCAGAAGCTCTTGAAACGGCTCATAAAACAAACACCGTAGTCTTGGATAAGACCGGTACAATAACCCAAGGCCGCCCCGACGTAATCGATATTAAAAAAAACGAAAACTTTAGCGAGGACGAAGTCTTAAGCTTTGCCTATAGTCTTGAAGTGCTTTCCGAGCACCCCCTCGCAAATGCCGTTATAAAACGGGCAAAAGAAAAAAACTTAGAGGCTTTGAAAATTAAGGACTTTAAGGCTGAACACGGTTTCGGGATTTCGGGTATGGAAGAAGCTTCGGGCCTAAAAATCTTTGCAGGAAATGAAAAGCTCTTCCAAAAAAACAATATTGAAATTTCCCATGCCAAGGCCGAAATTGATGCCCTTGCGGAAAAGGGAGCAACACCTCTTTTGATTGGCGTAAGCGGCGGTACAGGCGGAAGTTCTTTGGAAACCAATACGGGTGCAAAGCTCATAGGAATTATAGCTGTTGCCGACAAAATTAAGGAAGGCAGTATTGAGTCAATAGCCGAATTTAAGGCGATGGGCATAAAGACCATAATGCTTACGGGCGACAATAAAAAAACGGCAAATGCTATAAAGGCTCAAACCGGAGTGGATGATTTCACTGCCGAACTCTTACCTCAAAACAAAAAGAACGAAATCGAAAAATTGCACCAAGCCGGTCTTAAAACGGCTATGATAGGCGACGGAATAAACGATGCCCCTGCCCTTATGACAGCCGATGTAGGCATAGCCATAGGAAACGGAACCGATATAGCTATCGAAAGTGCCGATATTATTTTGATGAACGATAATTTACAAACGGCTGTAGATTCTATTCAGTTAAGCCGTGCCGTTATGCGGAATATAAAAGAAAATCTTTTTTGGGCTCTCTTTTATAATTCTCTATGTATACCCTTGGCGGCAGGAGCTTTTTACCCCCTCTTCGGAATTGTTTTAAGCCCAATGATTGCAGCAGCTGCTATGAGTCTAAGCTCGGTGTCTGTTGTAAGCAATGCCTTGCGTTTAAATTATTTTAAGCCCAAAAGAAAATATAAAATAAACCGTGATGCAGGCTCTACAGAATCTTGCCTGACGGATAAAAATAAAATCAAGGAGAAAGAACTTATGAATACTGTATTAAAGGTAAACGGCATGCAGTGCCAACATTGTGTTTCCCATGTTAAGGAAGCTTTAACAAAGATTTCGGGCGTTTCAGCCGAAATAGATTTAGGTGCAAAAACCGCAACTATCACTCATCCTGAAAGTGTTGCAGTTGCAGACCTAAAAAAAGCTATTGAAGATGCGGGTTACACCGTAGAATAG
- a CDS encoding cytidylate kinase family protein, with the protein MAIITISRKIASFGDETAIELAKLLNYNFVDRKSLEKDLLAKGISEVQLKKYDERKPSFWASLSRERDSYFDYLREAVYEHASSGNSIFIGRGGFAILRHVPGLYSVRLVAADDIRISRLMKEFNYSEKDARALMEESDNNRDGFHKNFFNTVNEDSSEYNLVINTGHITPLQAAEIIKYGFEKTVSKEEAASGDKRLKELLLAQRIVNHISFDLKLQIYFLEADISKDEIILHGVADNAGLIQKAIDVAQEMSEGRKVSSAISMVNEYKPFP; encoded by the coding sequence ATGGCAATTATAACTATTTCACGCAAAATCGCTTCCTTTGGTGACGAAACAGCGATTGAGCTGGCCAAGCTTTTAAATTACAACTTTGTTGACCGTAAGTCGTTGGAAAAAGATTTGCTTGCAAAAGGAATTTCGGAAGTACAGTTAAAAAAATATGATGAGCGCAAGCCTAGCTTTTGGGCATCCCTTTCGAGGGAAAGAGATTCCTACTTTGATTATCTGCGCGAAGCAGTATATGAGCATGCTTCTTCAGGTAACAGCATTTTTATAGGCAGGGGAGGGTTCGCAATCTTGAGACATGTGCCGGGCCTTTATTCGGTACGCTTGGTTGCTGCCGACGATATAAGAATTTCAAGATTGATGAAGGAATTCAATTATTCTGAAAAAGATGCACGCGCACTGATGGAAGAAAGCGATAATAATAGGGACGGATTCCATAAGAATTTTTTTAATACGGTTAATGAGGACTCGTCCGAATATAATTTAGTTATAAATACGGGGCATATAACGCCTCTTCAGGCCGCCGAGATAATCAAATACGGGTTTGAAAAAACCGTAAGCAAAGAAGAGGCTGCCTCAGGTGATAAAAGATTAAAAGAGCTTTTATTGGCTCAAAGAATCGTCAATCATATTTCTTTTGATTTGAAACTTCAAATATATTTTCTTGAAGCCGATATTTCGAAAGATGAGATTATTTTACATGGTGTCGCCGACAACGCAGGCCTTATTCAAAAAGCCATAGATGTTGCTCAAGAAATGTCGGAAGGCCGCAAGGTTTCTTCAGCGATAAGCATGGTAAACGAATATAAGCCCTTTCCGTAG
- a CDS encoding DEAD/DEAH box helicase: MARQTYGTTPWGAWFLEMLKAYDDSGRLSRGKTYANTGKVNSLVVNGQTAGAKVKGNYSPWYHVYFKFPPLSKTNETAIRSILEKHPIELAGLRAGIMSPALIEALKKKKVRLIPARWNLIERDCTCPDSGDPCKHMAAVLFLLAKEIDHDPRLLFKLADFDIDSINVLETEVFEKGGTQKLGLLQEQPVPLSLRKNETLNEAANLSSDSSVNEAVHNSCELRSPLKFSLGESYLPLITNILPPEPNFTSSDFIIKLTEFYHKAVLNYGLNFYSQEKQNEKQEEKSVNPFLFARVKINIDNIRKQKRAFPLEPKSPLTINIKLNETSEINQTLLQAQSFYKTRNSLNEMSPSVKILFSLFALAGKLIQSSAFIPAVFTENKKLFIFWKSLSASSEIKADILKFAASLTKDFFLPVEKWGRLYCAELLLTALLTEYAASLKFFPNKSYTKDKEIDKLFFSNEEIDISVPGKRNLDTVIYSWLSVLNYSNCGYEYRLTLEALKDDEFFLLSALVRKAKEKQIEASDDSFALEAEAPFAELNIAAKRSKNPDDILRFPATLAAYLPALSILAIKKNVMLSREETGLFLQKSAKLLQRFGIDIVLPKSLKNVLTPKPVISVKSVKGAGNVVSFLNLDDVLSYDRALMLGDTLIDIDEFKKLFLNKSGLVKFNDQFLLLDPEEVAKMLKALEKPADTKEVLQAVLSGNAVCSKPASEIIKNIFRQEEVPIPQNLNAELRPYQEQGYRWLYANIKSGFGCLLADDMGLGKTVQIISLMLSFKNSKEAESPFLVIAPASLLSNWEHEIAKFAPSLKTAVYHGVGRKFNIEADVIISTYQTMQKDIEKLKDKKVFCIILDEAQAIKNSGTKKAHAVKAIQARGRIALTGTPVENNLEDMRSIFDFFLPGYLGTADEFRKKWRIPIELHNSEPEADDLKKITSPFLLRRLKTDPKVISDLPDKIITNQYCNLTPEQLAIYENLVETELHKVMGAETKIERQAYVLKLLTALKQVCNHPRAYDKETPVEMKYSGKAAVLIELLNEIISSGEKAIIFSQYVGTLDILKNIIQKELGTEPLLLHGQMPASKRKKAVDVFQTDPAYRIFLISLKAGGTGLNLTAANRVIHFDLWYNPAVEDQATDRAFRIGQTKNVFVHRLICSGTFEEKIDEMIQKKREISGMSISSGETWISKLSNEELAGLFKS, encoded by the coding sequence ATGGCAAGACAGACTTACGGGACAACACCTTGGGGTGCATGGTTTTTGGAGATGCTGAAGGCCTATGATGATTCAGGCCGATTGTCCAGAGGAAAAACTTATGCAAACACAGGGAAGGTAAATTCTCTTGTGGTAAACGGGCAAACGGCGGGAGCAAAGGTTAAGGGGAACTATTCTCCTTGGTACCATGTGTATTTTAAATTTCCGCCTCTTTCAAAAACAAATGAAACCGCAATCCGCTCAATCTTAGAAAAACATCCGATTGAACTTGCAGGTCTTAGGGCGGGAATTATGAGCCCCGCCCTCATCGAGGCCTTAAAGAAAAAAAAGGTAAGGCTCATTCCAGCCCGCTGGAATTTAATCGAAAGGGACTGCACCTGCCCCGATTCGGGAGACCCTTGCAAGCACATGGCGGCCGTTCTTTTTTTACTTGCCAAAGAAATAGACCATGACCCGCGCCTCTTGTTTAAGCTTGCGGACTTTGACATCGATTCTATAAATGTACTGGAAACCGAAGTCTTCGAAAAAGGCGGAACACAAAAACTTGGGCTTCTCCAAGAGCAGCCCGTTCCGTTAAGCCTCCGTAAAAATGAAACCTTAAATGAGGCAGCAAACTTGTCTTCAGACTCATCAGTCAATGAGGCCGTTCATAATTCTTGTGAATTACGGAGCCCTTTAAAGTTTTCCCTTGGGGAATCCTATCTTCCGCTGATAACAAATATTCTTCCTCCTGAACCTAATTTTACATCAAGCGATTTTATAATCAAGCTGACGGAATTTTATCATAAGGCGGTTTTAAATTACGGACTCAACTTTTACAGTCAAGAAAAGCAAAACGAAAAACAAGAAGAAAAATCGGTAAACCCTTTTTTGTTTGCGAGGGTAAAAATAAATATCGACAATATCCGAAAACAAAAAAGAGCTTTCCCCCTTGAGCCTAAAAGCCCTCTAACGATAAACATAAAATTAAACGAAACCAGCGAAATAAATCAAACTCTTCTGCAAGCTCAAAGTTTTTATAAAACAAGAAACAGCTTAAATGAGATGAGCCCCTCGGTTAAAATTCTTTTTTCTCTCTTTGCCCTTGCAGGAAAACTGATTCAAAGCTCTGCATTTATACCTGCCGTATTTACCGAAAACAAAAAGCTTTTTATCTTTTGGAAAAGCCTTTCGGCTTCTTCCGAAATAAAGGCCGACATTCTTAAATTTGCAGCTTCCCTCACAAAGGACTTTTTTCTTCCGGTTGAAAAATGGGGAAGGCTCTACTGTGCAGAACTTTTGCTTACAGCTCTTTTAACCGAATATGCGGCATCTTTAAAATTCTTTCCTAACAAGTCCTATACTAAAGATAAAGAAATAGACAAGCTCTTTTTTTCAAATGAAGAAATCGACATAAGTGTTCCCGGCAAGCGGAATTTGGATACGGTAATTTATTCTTGGCTTTCGGTTTTAAATTACAGTAATTGCGGATATGAATACCGTTTAACCTTGGAGGCCTTAAAAGATGACGAATTCTTTTTGCTTTCCGCCCTTGTCCGCAAGGCTAAAGAAAAGCAAATAGAGGCAAGCGATGACTCCTTTGCTCTTGAAGCAGAGGCACCCTTTGCCGAATTAAATATTGCGGCAAAGAGGAGTAAAAACCCTGACGATATTTTGCGGTTTCCTGCAACCCTTGCGGCTTACTTACCGGCTCTTTCGATTCTTGCAATTAAAAAAAATGTGATGCTTTCGCGGGAAGAAACGGGGCTCTTTTTACAAAAGTCGGCAAAGCTTTTACAGCGTTTCGGTATCGATATAGTTTTACCTAAAAGCCTAAAAAACGTTTTGACTCCCAAACCTGTTATAAGCGTAAAATCCGTAAAGGGAGCAGGAAATGTAGTTTCGTTTTTAAACCTTGATGATGTTCTTTCTTATGACCGAGCCCTAATGTTGGGAGATACCCTAATAGATATAGACGAATTTAAAAAGCTCTTTTTAAATAAATCGGGCTTGGTAAAATTTAACGATCAATTTCTTTTACTTGATCCCGAAGAAGTTGCCAAGATGTTAAAGGCTCTTGAAAAACCGGCAGATACAAAAGAGGTTTTACAAGCGGTTCTTTCGGGAAACGCAGTTTGTTCCAAACCCGCCTCAGAAATTATCAAGAATATTTTCAGGCAAGAAGAGGTTCCCATTCCTCAAAATCTAAATGCGGAATTAAGGCCTTATCAAGAACAGGGCTACCGCTGGCTTTATGCAAATATCAAAAGCGGCTTCGGCTGTCTTTTGGCCGACGACATGGGCTTGGGAAAAACCGTACAGATTATAAGTCTAATGCTTAGCTTTAAAAATTCAAAAGAAGCGGAATCACCTTTTTTGGTTATAGCCCCTGCAAGCCTTCTTTCAAACTGGGAACACGAAATAGCAAAATTCGCTCCTTCTCTTAAAACCGCCGTTTATCATGGGGTAGGGCGTAAGTTCAATATCGAAGCCGACGTAATAATAAGCACATATCAAACTATGCAAAAAGATATAGAAAAATTAAAGGACAAAAAAGTTTTTTGCATTATTTTAGATGAAGCTCAGGCTATAAAAAATTCCGGAACAAAAAAGGCTCATGCGGTAAAGGCAATTCAGGCGAGGGGCAGAATTGCTCTTACAGGGACACCGGTTGAAAACAACCTTGAAGACATGCGTTCCATATTCGACTTTTTTCTTCCCGGTTATTTAGGTACGGCCGACGAGTTTAGAAAAAAATGGCGTATTCCGATTGAGCTTCATAATTCGGAACCCGAAGCGGATGATCTAAAAAAAATTACTTCACCCTTTTTGCTCCGCCGTCTAAAGACCGATCCCAAGGTTATCTCGGATTTGCCGGATAAGATAATTACAAATCAATATTGCAATCTGACACCTGAGCAGCTGGCAATTTATGAAAACCTTGTAGAAACGGAATTGCACAAGGTGATGGGAGCCGAAACTAAGATTGAAAGGCAGGCCTATGTTCTAAAACTTTTAACGGCATTAAAACAGGTGTGCAACCATCCTAGAGCCTATGACAAGGAAACTCCCGTCGAAATGAAATACTCAGGCAAGGCCGCTGTCCTCATCGAGCTTTTAAACGAAATAATTTCTTCGGGAGAAAAGGCAATTATTTTCAGCCAATATGTAGGCACCCTCGACATTTTAAAAAACATCATTCAAAAAGAATTGGGAACCGAACCCCTTTTACTCCACGGTCAAATGCCCGCCTCAAAAAGAAAAAAGGCTGTAGATGTTTTTCAAACGGATCCTGCTTACCGCATCTTTTTAATTTCGCTTAAGGCGGGAGGTACCGGCCTTAACTTGACGGCAGCTAACAGGGTAATTCACTTTGACCTTTGGTATAATCCCGCAGTTGAAGATCAGGCCACAGACAGGGCATTTAGAATAGGACAGACAAAAAACGTCTTCGTGCACCGCCTTATCTGCTCCGGTACCTTTGAAGAAAAAATTGATGAGATGATTCAAAAAAAGCGGGAAATAAGCGGCATGAGCATTTCTTCAGGTGAAACATGGATTTCAAAATTGAGCAATGAAGAATTGGCCGGTCTTTTTAAGAGTTAA
- a CDS encoding NUDIX hydrolase, which translates to MEKNNGIEWKPDASREILKTRVFTVCEKDSISPEGEKKTFISLKAPSWVIVIPVYRNSSGEDIFVMVQQWRHGSESVCIEFPGGVVDEGEKTEDAALRELLEETGRTPKKIKCLSVLSPNPAIMENSCTVFLAELDKVEGKQNLDEDEFLNILEIPVKKVIQNMGNPPYTHAIMNAALFLYLKEKYYH; encoded by the coding sequence ATGGAAAAGAATAACGGGATTGAATGGAAGCCTGACGCTTCCAGAGAAATCTTAAAAACAAGGGTCTTTACCGTATGCGAAAAAGACAGTATTTCTCCTGAAGGAGAAAAAAAGACCTTTATTTCTTTAAAGGCTCCCAGCTGGGTTATTGTTATTCCCGTGTACCGAAACTCATCAGGCGAAGATATTTTTGTTATGGTTCAACAGTGGAGACACGGTTCGGAAAGTGTCTGCATAGAATTTCCCGGAGGTGTTGTTGATGAGGGAGAAAAGACAGAAGATGCGGCTTTACGGGAGCTTTTGGAAGAAACAGGCCGCACGCCTAAAAAAATAAAATGCTTGTCGGTATTGTCCCCCAACCCTGCAATAATGGAAAACTCTTGTACCGTTTTTTTGGCGGAGCTGGACAAGGTAGAAGGAAAGCAAAACCTTGATGAAGATGAATTTTTAAATATTCTTGAAATCCCCGTTAAAAAAGTTATTCAAAACATGGGTAATCCGCCCTACACTCATGCTATTATGAATGCAGCCCTTTTCCTATACTTAAAGGAAAAATATTATCACTGA
- a CDS encoding Rpn family recombination-promoting nuclease/putative transposase — MQKLFKITLRNDYAFKRVFGAEENKDVLQDLLECILDIPPENIAGLELLDKEFHKELLSEKLGILDIKLRLKDGTFVDIEIQNSWHFDFPERTLYYWSKMYNEAIKQGQDYTNLPKCITINLIGKGFDKNKRLHNKYLVLEKDTKEPLASKLEIHILNLEKARLLKEGQCKDNKAKRLLNWLKFIETDDREVRKMLEQESPTMKKANAAISVMEMSPRDKWLYDSRMKYEHDRASCISEGYRKGIEEGILQGEIKGIQQGFANGSYQNKLETAKLMKKMNYPISDICTISGLSVEEIESL, encoded by the coding sequence ATGCAAAAACTATTTAAAATCACTCTCCGCAACGACTACGCCTTTAAGCGAGTCTTCGGAGCGGAAGAAAACAAAGACGTACTACAGGACTTACTGGAATGTATACTGGATATTCCGCCTGAGAATATCGCAGGTTTGGAACTTCTGGATAAGGAGTTTCATAAAGAACTTTTAAGTGAAAAGCTAGGTATCTTGGATATCAAGTTAAGGCTAAAAGACGGAACCTTTGTCGACATTGAAATTCAAAACAGTTGGCATTTTGATTTTCCTGAAAGAACCTTATATTATTGGTCTAAAATGTACAATGAAGCCATAAAACAAGGTCAAGACTATACAAATCTCCCAAAATGTATTACAATAAATTTGATAGGAAAAGGCTTTGATAAAAATAAGCGTTTGCACAACAAATATCTTGTTCTGGAAAAAGATACAAAAGAGCCTTTAGCTTCAAAACTTGAGATTCATATATTAAACCTTGAAAAGGCAAGGCTCTTAAAAGAAGGACAATGTAAAGATAATAAAGCTAAACGCTTATTAAATTGGCTTAAATTTATAGAAACTGATGACAGGGAGGTAAGAAAAATGTTAGAACAAGAATCTCCGACGATGAAAAAAGCAAATGCCGCTATTTCTGTAATGGAAATGAGTCCTAGAGATAAATGGCTTTATGATTCCCGTATGAAATATGAACATGACAGGGCTTCATGTATAAGCGAAGGTTATCGAAAAGGCATTGAAGAAGGAATATTGCAGGGAGAAATAAAAGGGATACAACAAGGCTTTGCTAATGGCTCTTACCAAAATAAACTCGAAACGGCAAAGCTGATGAAAAAGATGAATTATCCGATTAGTGATATTTGCACAATATCCGGCCTTTCTGTTGAAGAAATCGAAAGCTTATAA
- a CDS encoding peroxiredoxin — MEQMTMNMPLLGDDFPQLAVSTTHGPMKLPCDLKGSWFVLFSHPADFTPVCTTEFVAFQKLMPEFEKLGVKLIGLSIDQMQSHLKWIEWIKEKLGVEITFPVIAANDSIANQIGLLHPGKGTNTVRAVFIVDPNGKVRLVLYYPQEIGRNMEEIVRAVKALQTSDKNKVALPADWPNNGLIKDRAIIPPPPTEAEAKKRLKEYDGYDFWFCHKAL; from the coding sequence ATGGAACAAATGACAATGAATATGCCCCTCTTGGGAGATGACTTCCCCCAGTTAGCGGTTTCAACAACACATGGACCTATGAAGCTTCCATGTGATCTTAAAGGCAGTTGGTTTGTGCTTTTTAGCCACCCCGCCGATTTTACGCCCGTATGTACTACGGAATTTGTAGCTTTTCAAAAGCTCATGCCTGAGTTTGAAAAACTCGGTGTAAAACTAATCGGTCTTTCAATCGACCAAATGCAGAGCCATTTAAAATGGATTGAATGGATTAAAGAAAAACTCGGTGTTGAGATTACTTTCCCTGTAATTGCTGCAAATGACAGCATTGCAAACCAAATCGGACTCTTACACCCCGGAAAAGGCACTAACACTGTCCGTGCAGTATTTATCGTTGATCCCAATGGAAAGGTAAGGCTTGTTCTTTACTATCCTCAGGAGATCGGCCGAAATATGGAAGAAATTGTTAGAGCCGTTAAAGCTCTGCAAACTTCGGATAAGAATAAGGTTGCTTTGCCTGCAGATTGGCCTAATAACGGTCTTATCAAGGACAGAGCCATCATTCCCCCGCCTCCCACAGAAGCGGAAGCTAAAAAGCGCTTAAAGGAATATGACGGTTACGATTTCTGGTTCTGTCACAAAGCTTTGTAA